The Nicotiana tabacum cultivar K326 chromosome 5, ASM71507v2, whole genome shotgun sequence sequence GAATGCAGAAACTTATTGAAATTCAAAGTACAACGGAAAGATATATCCCTACCGATCGAATATCCAATTTAAGTCTCTAATTTTTCGTGTGCTCAAAGTCAAAACATTGATTCGTTAATTCGTTTAACCTAAAACCGAACtaattataattaaataataGATCATAATTCTTTATAGCAAATATATTAAATAGTACAtgaaaaattgtttaaaaaaaggagaaaatggtACAAAATAacatactccatccgtttcaatttatgtgaactcatttggctctgtacggagtttaagaaaagagagaagacttttgaatttgtagtacaaaatgaagcacatatattttgtgtgactatattatttttaaataagaaaaaaaattattttttttgcacgaactaaaaaagaaaatagattcgATAACTCCAAACGAAAAGAGGGAGTACAATATATAATAATCTAAATAACAACGTTTGGCGCCCTAAGTGTCGGTACAGTATAATGCtaggaaagatatttatttgtgAACTCCCATTCCAGCCGTTAATTCAGTTGATAGCCAAAAGAAAACTGATATTCACCCTTTCTTATCCTTCCCCACGTACCAGATTTCACCTCCTTCTTctatccaaaatatttttttcctctcCCAAATAAGCAACAATGGCGTCTGCTCTTTACCACCAAAATAATCCCTTATTTCATCAAAACAATTATAATTACAATTATTTCTGTTACTCTACTTTTCTTCCACTAAAGAATAATAATACTAACTACTCAGCTCGACTGCGTAATACACTAATCAAATCTTCTAGGGATAAAAACCGTACTGTCATATCCGAAACTTCTATCGATAATTCCAATTCTGATTTGGGAGAAAATCGGGTCAAGAGTCCGGATCCTGACCTAGGACCCGATTCGGACCTTCCATCCTCGTCATCGTTGTTGGATTCAGTCTCTTCCCTACTGTATATCTTCATCACACGTCTCTTTGTTTTTTAGCagtattgtttttattttttattttttatgtttgtgttttttttcCCCTCTCCTGATTTGTGTTTTGGGTTATTAATTCCCAGGGAAGAGCTGAAATTTGATGGAATTGGATGGGAGATTATGTCCATTGCGTTGCCTGCTGCGTTAGCTCTTGCTGCTGACCCCATTACTTCACTTGTTGATACTGCATTTGTTGGACATTTAGGTACTCTTATAGTATCCCCTCTTTGTTGTGGTTTACTTCACTTGTCTTATTACTTGTTTGATTTTATGTGATGTAGTTATTAGGGTCATGATGAAAGTTGTATGTGTTTTACCCATTATTTACAACAACTACGCCTCAGTTCCAAACAAGTTGAGGTCAGCTTTATGAATCTTTACTGACCATGTTTCTCCATTTAAATTCATTTCAGGCCAACAAATGTAAAGCAAAGTGTAAATCAATTTACCTTTGCATAAATTTATAGCGAGTTCAAGTATTGTATAAGTGGGTCCTAACTAAAGTTTAATTAGAAGAGTGGGTCCCACTTTAAGAAAAATAGGTATTCTACTGAGATGGCTGAAAAAACCAGGAGGGAAGAAAATTTTGAAATGATGAAGTACAATATTCTAGTCCATGTATGTCTTACTTATGTATGCATATGTTTTGCAGGGTCAGTTGAACTGGCAGCAGTAGGCATTTCGGTATCAATTTTCAATCTCATCTCGAAATTATTCAATGTTCCTTTGCTCAACGTCACAACTTCTTTTGTTGCTGAAGAGCAGGCATTAATTGCTAAAGGTGACAgtggtcttttgtcaaagcatctACTTCTAATTTATCAAACATTCTGCATTTACCCGATAtgagttatattttttttttccttaaactaGGTCGCTCACCTGATTCACAAAGAAAAATCCTACTTCCTTCAGTATCAACTTCTTTGCTGCTTGCTCTTGGCCTTGGCATTGCTGAAGCTGTTGGACTTTCTTTTGGCTCCGGTTTCCTAATGAATACCATGGGTATATCTGTTGTATGTCTTAATTTGGAAAACAAATTTATTTTCTAGCATGAGGGCTTAATTCTTCTCTTCCAATTTCCAAGTCGTAAGTTATTGGGGGCATTTTTTGTTCGGCCAGTATATCTTGGAGAATGACATAGTGACAATCAGATCTCAGAGATGCCACTTGGATTTATGCTTCCCCTATTCCTTTGCATTAGTATAAAGCCCATGTGTCTTGATGTTTGCTGAAGATCTTCAATGTAAATCTATTTGGGATTGTTGATATATTGCAGGATTCACCAATGCGTGTACCAGCTGAGCAATTCCTTACGATGCGGGCCTTTGGAGCTCCACCAATTGTAATAGCGCTTGCTGCTCAAGGAACATTTCGTGGATTTAAGGACACAAAAACTCCTTTATATGCTGTTGGCAAGTATCAAAGATATCCAAATACTTCTCTAATCTACATAAAGCAAAGGCCAAGTGCAATCTGTCCTGACATCTTGTGTCTAATATCATGTTTCATAAATATTATTTATGGATTGTTGGATAGATAACTGTTTCAAGCTGTTCATTGCTATTTGGATATTGACTTCACGAGCTCATTGGGAAAGTTGAGATGGAAATATTTTGTTGATATGGACCACTCTTTTAGTTGAGCTAAATGCTGTTTATTAAACCTCGATATATAGTAATCTTTCATGCATAAGTACTGTTCCAAACATATGGGCGGGTAGGCACTGCTTTAGATGTTGACTTTATGTGATTTTATTCATCTTGATGAAGTAGGGATAAGATCCAACATTTATCAAAGACTTGTCTAGCTTAGTAAGCTATAGAAAACAACTCTTGAGAATGCTACTTCTTGTGAGATGTGCTAGAGTATGGCTTTATATTAACAAATTATTGTCTTCGCTTGATGGCATATCTCGGCTCCCGCTTCAGTATGGTCTGCTAAATACGGCTCTTTTTTTGTTATGTCCCAAATATTTAAGTATAATCCTTCCTTAATGCTTCTACTTCTATATCTGACAAAGAACAGTTCTGGATTGTCAGGAGCTGGTAACTTGCTAAATGCGTTGTTGTCTCCAATTTTGATATTTCCCTTTGGTCTTGGTATCAGTGGGGCTGCAACTGCTGCTGTGATATCTGAGTATGTTGGTGATGCGGTAAACCTTTACTTTGTACATGATATAACTTCCTATCCACTGTCTCTATCTTATTTTTTGTTTGATCTACATTTTTACCAGATACTTGTCTGCGTTTATCCTTATGTGGAAGTTAAACGAAAAAGTGCTTCTTATTGCTCCAGAcgttgatgtgggaagatttgcTCAGTATCTTAAATCTGGTACTTTCTTGGAAACTGTCAAAACGACACCTGAAATCAGGATATCGTTTGTAGttattaaagaaaattttgaTGAAAAGGCTCCCATTTTGTGTGGATAATGTGTTTGACACGATATTCAAATATGTCCAACTGAATCTCCTCTAGCATTAGCAGCAGCTAGTGAAACTTGAAATCGGTATTCAAATATGTCCAACTGAATCTCCTCTAGCATTAGCAGCAGCTAGTGAAACTTGAAATCGGTATATCTGCATATAAATCTATGAATAGTTGAAGATGAATACTTCAAATGAGAAAATGATTGAAGGTGTGAATATGATTTCATTCAAATTTGAAGATTGAGTAATGGGAGAATGACGAAGGTACAGTaaattaagttttaaaaaaaactataatGATTTAATCTATCCCATGATACTTCATAAATACAATCTCTTGCCCTTTAATGAAACTAACTACTTTTATAGATTCTTTAGATCTGTTTCAAGAAAAAATGTAGATTGAAAGGATTACTTATACCAAACATATAAAGTAGCATTTGGTCTTTGGGCGACTGCAGAATTTTTTATTGTCTGAACTCTGAACCCGTGGAAAGATAATTAAGAGTTTCTCTTGCGCACTTTATTAGAACACATCAAAATGCTCTAGCGTATTCAAAATGAAAAGATCGAACCTATCTTAGGTTaagtttgttcttttcttttccagGTTCCCTTCTAATAGGGAGGACTTTAGCACTTCTAATTACCACTACGCTATCAACAGCAATGGCAGCACGAGAGGGCCCCGTTCCTATGGCTGGTCATCAGATCTGTGTTCAAGTTTGGCTAGCTGTATCATTGCTAACTGATGCCTTGGCACTTGCTGGACAGGTGAACATACTTTGACTAAACTATTTGTTTTCTCTGCCATCATTTCTGGCTTTATTGAATAATTTTCAGAGAAGTTTTTAGCAGCTCTGTTTTTACGTCTCAGTGAAAGCCAAATACCATTCAATTTTATTAGTGATTAGGACTTCAATTTTGCTTCCCTGTAACAGATGGAACTACATCATATAACTCTTGAATCGcttcttttaatttcttatttctttttggttTTCACTTACCCATGAAGTCACAGGCTTTTCTTTAACTGAAGTTCCCAACGGGGTCATATTTAGACAATTTCCATTGAATTATTTCCTGCAATCTTTAGTTATGAAATAGCAGTTTAGTCTTTCGTTGCATTTTTGATTGCATTCTTATTCTGTTGATTTTTAGGCTCTCCTTGCCAGTGGAGTTTCTCAAGGTAATTATGGCCAAGCACGAGAAGTGGTTTATAAAGTTCTACAGGTAACTTGGGTGCCTACTCCAGTACTCTTTATTAATTCTCAACCGTGATTACTGACTCAGCTTTTAAGAGAAAGCATTAAGAACAGAATATTGACTTGCTACATCTTTTACTCTTCATGTGAATTATGTCAGATTGGTGCATTGACAGGAGTCACCTTGGGTTTTAGCTTGTTTGTTGGTTTTGAAGCGCTCTCCGGCTTATTCAGCTCAGATTCTGAAGTCCTGGAAATTGCCAGATATGGTACTCTGGTATGAAAGTCTTATCCAGATCTCTCAGCATTTTTTCTGGTggattttgaaccccaaatctGTAGCATGTTCCCCAAAGTTGACATATATTCATGTTAGACTACAATTCCTGCTATGCACCAGCTAGGTAATTTCTTTATCATGAAATAGTTTTGGTCATTTAGAAGTAATTATACAGCTGTCATTTCTAACCTTGTATAAAGTTGTCGGGTTCATTATCTGGATTAACTTGATATTTGAATGATAAACTACTCATTCTTTTCTTATTAATATGATTTGTTGGACAGTTTGTTGCTGGATCTCAGCCAATAAATGCCATTGCCTTCGTTCTTGATGGGCTCTATTATGGTGTTTCAGACTTCGAATTTGCGGCATATTCTATGGTAAGCATTATTGCACATTTCTGCACCTTTTTCAGAAATAGTATTCTGAACTGCAAAACCAGAAATTGAGCCAGAGTAGATTCGAAGTGAGAGTGCAATGGTGTAAACTCTTGCCAAGCACCTACTAATGTTTAGATATGTACACTTAGTTTTTGCTTTAATTGAATTTCTATTAGCGCCAGCGGCAAATTAAAAGCAAAACTGTTAGCAGAGTCTATATGGTTCGATGAGGTGAACAGAATGTTGAACAAAAAGAAATCTTTACATGATATTTGTTTTTCTGGTTAGGCTTTTGCTTTTTCAGTAACACTATGTAAGAAGCCGCCTGGAAGGAAACGTCTAGAGAAGAGTTAAAAAAGGATCAAGCAATAAGTTGTCCTGGAAGCTGATTATGCATATCAATGAATTATTGTCCCAACTCCCAATGTTGGTTGCTACATGTTCTAGGATCTTTGCTACAAATGAATAATGTAAAGTCTAGAACATACATTTCAATTTGAGTTGGCTGGCTTTTAGCCAATCAGTGAGATGCTGCTTGAACATTCTTGAATTGGTGTATCTAATTGAATGTGATCCAAGGAGCAATTGGGAGGAAAAAGATGGTGGATTTGGAGTGTGTCCTACATTATGACCAACAAGATAAATAATGTAAGATTATGTTCTTTCCTTCTGATTCAGCTTCCTATATTTGTCAAACAGTTTCTGATTGGACTAGTCTCCTCAATCTTCTTACTTGTGGCTGCGCCATCATTTGGTCTTCCTGGAGTCTGGGCAGGGCTTTTTCTCTTCATGACTTTGCGTGTTGTAGCTGGATTTGTGAGGTAAATCTGTGTCTATCTCTTTCGTCAACCTTAGAGAGAATTTTGGTAATTTTACAAATTGAACTAAGTTGAATTTTATCACAAGTGCtg is a genomic window containing:
- the LOC107762577 gene encoding protein DETOXIFICATION 44, chloroplastic isoform X1, producing the protein MASALYHQNNPLFHQNNYNYNYFCYSTFLPLKNNNTNYSARLRNTLIKSSRDKNRTVISETSIDNSNSDLGENRVKSPDPDLGPDSDLPSSSSLLDSVSSLLEELKFDGIGWEIMSIALPAALALAADPITSLVDTAFVGHLGSVELAAVGISVSIFNLISKLFNVPLLNVTTSFVAEEQALIAKGRSPDSQRKILLPSVSTSLLLALGLGIAEAVGLSFGSGFLMNTMGISVDSPMRVPAEQFLTMRAFGAPPIVIALAAQGTFRGFKDTKTPLYAVGAGNLLNALLSPILIFPFGLGISGAATAAVISEYLSAFILMWKLNEKVLLIAPDVDVGRFAQYLKSGSLLIGRTLALLITTTLSTAMAAREGPVPMAGHQICVQVWLAVSLLTDALALAGQALLASGVSQGNYGQAREVVYKVLQIGALTGVTLGFSLFVGFEALSGLFSSDSEVLEIARYGTLFVAGSQPINAIAFVLDGLYYGVSDFEFAAYSMFLIGLVSSIFLLVAAPSFGLPGVWAGLFLFMTLRVVAGFVRLQTRDGPWKFLRSDMEEDGV
- the LOC107762577 gene encoding protein DETOXIFICATION 44, chloroplastic isoform X2 translates to MASALYHQNNPLFHQNNYNYNYFCYSTFLPLKNNNTNYSARLRNTLIKSSRDKNRTVISETSIDNSNSDLGENRVKSPDPDLGPDSDLPSSSSLLDSVSSLLEELKFDGIGWEIMSIALPAALALAADPITSLVDTAFVGHLGSVELAAVGISVSIFNLISKLFNVPLLNVTTSFVAEEQALIAKGRSPDSQRKILLPSVSTSLLLALGLGIAEAVGLSFGSGFLMNTMGISVDSPMRVPAEQFLTMRAFGAPPIVIALAAQGTFRGFKDTKTPLYAVGAGNLLNALLSPILIFPFGLGISGAATAAVISEYLSAFILMWKLNEKVLLIAPDVDVGRFAQYLKSGSLLIGRTLALLITTTLSTAMAAREGPVPMAGHQICVQVWLAVSLLTDALALAGQALLASGVSQGNYGQAREVVYKVLQIGALTGVTLGFSLFVGFEALSGLFSSDSEVLEIARYGTLFVAGSQPINAIAFVLDGLYYGVSDFEFAAYSMEQLGGKRWWIWSVSYIMTNKINNSPQSSYLWLRHHLVFLESGQGFFSS